A region from the Kribbella shirazensis genome encodes:
- a CDS encoding heparinase II/III domain-containing protein, translated as MPIDLRRQGVGGAAALLGVPDLRDRVAWEALDRDTVDDVLTAAEVDRAQPWPQTLLSDYARYWRDGVRVAYEGPAGELRRRTSTAVLAAAMTGEHVDEAADGLLLLCEQTTWCWAAHESFAAARGEVVADPDDPYVDLGAAETVQVLAWADLVLGSALDERVPGLRRRLRREARIRVFEPFLGNREWHWLGLDGRLHNWSPWIQGHILSAALLLESDPDTQFLLVESAVDGLSRYLDAMPADGGCDEGYAYWWNGPARLVEALELLDRITGGALDPWKCEPLAELAQYPRRMALGDGWYVNVGDGPARPNPQQPWHVLHRWGRRVGDPGVTAFAAAHRGQPQSPEVGLGRALIGLFDREWWTAAAEPLDLPRSTWLPDTELLVARDAPAGLALAVKGGHNDENHNHNDVGSFIAAVDSAPVLVDLGQPTYTAISFSPRRYQQWVMQSAWHNVPLIDGHEQSPGAAERAGGLQPQEDQLALTLPGGVVRRTASLDRDARAIRVTDEWQDGHQIVEHFILAGTPQRHRPGGLVVRSLSGVLVALSWDDELGPGTLERRAVDDELLEAVWGPDVHRLVIDASGRTSFELTVSRFEETL; from the coding sequence TTGCCGATCGATCTGCGACGGCAGGGCGTCGGCGGGGCCGCCGCATTGCTCGGCGTACCGGACCTCAGGGACCGGGTCGCGTGGGAGGCCTTGGATCGCGACACGGTCGACGACGTGCTGACAGCGGCCGAGGTCGACCGCGCGCAGCCTTGGCCGCAGACGTTGTTGTCCGACTACGCCCGGTACTGGCGGGACGGCGTTCGGGTCGCGTACGAAGGGCCGGCGGGGGAGCTGCGGCGCCGGACGAGTACCGCGGTGCTGGCAGCGGCGATGACCGGTGAGCATGTCGACGAGGCCGCGGACGGCTTGCTGCTGTTGTGCGAGCAGACCACGTGGTGCTGGGCCGCGCACGAGTCGTTCGCCGCGGCCCGTGGCGAGGTCGTGGCCGATCCGGACGATCCGTACGTCGACCTGGGCGCGGCCGAGACCGTACAGGTTCTGGCATGGGCGGATCTGGTGCTCGGGTCGGCGTTGGACGAGCGGGTGCCCGGGCTTCGGCGCCGCCTGCGACGCGAGGCCCGGATTCGCGTGTTCGAGCCGTTCCTCGGCAACCGGGAGTGGCACTGGCTCGGGCTGGACGGGCGGTTGCACAACTGGAGCCCGTGGATCCAGGGCCACATCCTGAGCGCCGCCCTCCTGCTCGAGTCCGACCCGGATACCCAGTTCCTGCTGGTCGAGTCGGCCGTGGACGGTCTCAGCCGGTACCTCGACGCGATGCCGGCCGATGGTGGTTGCGACGAGGGCTACGCGTACTGGTGGAACGGGCCGGCGCGGCTGGTCGAGGCCCTGGAGCTGCTCGACCGCATCACCGGCGGCGCGCTCGACCCGTGGAAGTGCGAGCCGCTGGCCGAGCTGGCGCAGTACCCGCGACGAATGGCACTCGGCGACGGCTGGTACGTCAACGTCGGCGACGGGCCGGCACGCCCGAATCCGCAGCAACCGTGGCATGTCCTGCACCGCTGGGGCCGCCGCGTCGGCGATCCGGGCGTGACGGCGTTCGCGGCGGCGCATCGCGGCCAGCCGCAGTCACCCGAGGTGGGCCTCGGCCGCGCGCTGATCGGGCTGTTCGATCGGGAATGGTGGACCGCGGCCGCGGAACCGCTCGATCTTCCGCGGTCGACCTGGTTGCCCGACACCGAGCTGCTGGTCGCGCGGGACGCTCCGGCCGGACTGGCGCTCGCCGTCAAGGGCGGCCACAACGACGAGAACCACAACCACAACGACGTCGGCTCGTTCATCGCGGCGGTCGACTCGGCCCCGGTGCTCGTCGATCTCGGTCAGCCGACGTACACGGCGATCTCCTTCTCGCCCCGGCGCTACCAGCAATGGGTCATGCAGAGCGCCTGGCACAACGTCCCGCTGATCGACGGCCACGAGCAGTCGCCCGGCGCCGCGGAGCGAGCCGGGGGCCTGCAACCACAGGAGGATCAGCTCGCGCTGACGCTACCCGGGGGAGTGGTACGGCGGACCGCGTCGTTGGACCGGGACGCCCGGGCGATCCGCGTGACCGACGAGTGGCAGGACGGCCACCAGATCGTCGAGCACTTCATCCTCGCCGGTACGCCGCAGCGGCACCGACCCGGCGGACTCGTCGTACGGAGCTTGTCGGGGGTCCTGGTGGCACTGTCGTGGGACGACGAACTCGGGCCGGGCACCCTGGAACGCAGGGCGGTCGACGACGAGCTGCTCGAGGCGGTCTGGGGACCGGATGTCCACCGGTTGGTGATCGACGCCTCCGGCCGGACGAGTTTCGAGCTCACTGTGAGCAGGTTCGAGGAGACGCTGTGA
- a CDS encoding TSUP family transporter has translation MSVDVLLLGGVVLVGALVQWLTGMGFALVAVPALVIVLGPVDGVTFANCAAGVVSVLGLARGWRQVRLRAMGPLLVAAACTAPVGAWFSRALPGPVLLVVMGALVTVTATLLLTGLRVPALKGLAGALTAGATGGFMNTAAGLGGPPMSLYAVNANWTIREFVPNALFYGAVVNAFSLVTRGVPPLADREWGVAGLGLLSGAAIGALLAGRIPDRTARFLVLLLAIGGGVATGLKGLFAL, from the coding sequence GTGTCGGTGGACGTGCTGCTGCTCGGTGGTGTCGTGCTGGTGGGCGCCCTGGTGCAGTGGCTGACGGGGATGGGGTTCGCGCTGGTCGCGGTGCCTGCACTGGTGATCGTGCTGGGGCCGGTTGACGGGGTGACGTTCGCGAACTGCGCCGCCGGTGTCGTGTCTGTCCTGGGGCTGGCACGAGGATGGCGTCAGGTGCGGCTTCGGGCGATGGGACCGCTGCTCGTCGCGGCTGCGTGCACGGCGCCGGTCGGCGCGTGGTTCTCCCGGGCTCTTCCCGGGCCGGTATTGCTCGTGGTGATGGGCGCTCTCGTGACGGTGACGGCGACACTGCTGCTGACCGGTTTGCGGGTACCGGCGCTCAAGGGCCTCGCCGGCGCCCTGACGGCCGGCGCGACCGGCGGGTTCATGAACACCGCAGCGGGTCTGGGCGGGCCACCGATGTCGCTGTACGCCGTCAACGCGAACTGGACGATCCGCGAATTCGTGCCGAACGCGCTGTTCTACGGCGCCGTCGTCAACGCCTTCTCACTCGTCACCCGCGGCGTCCCTCCACTCGCGGACCGCGAATGGGGCGTCGCCGGTCTGGGCCTGCTGTCCGGGGCAGCGATCGGGGCGCTGCTGGCGGGCCGGATCCCCGACCGGACGGCCCGTTTCCTCGTGCTGCTGCTGGCGATCGGCGGCGGCGTCGCCACCGGGCTGAAAGGGCTGTTCGCACTCTGA
- a CDS encoding trimeric intracellular cation channel family protein, with amino-acid sequence MASLLLVLDLAGILVFAISGALLAVRRKLDIIGLLALATLTALGGGWIRDILIGAVPPASLADWRYLLVPVIAALTTFWFHPVVTRRERTVDVLDAFGLGLFCVAGALKAVEYGVGPVPAILLGIVTAAGGGVLRDVVALRVPTVFGPGELYAIPAAAGATIAVVGHELEFPVTPVAVVAATVAVTWRLLAITRGWHAPVPRT; translated from the coding sequence ATGGCATCGCTTCTGCTCGTCCTCGATCTGGCGGGGATCCTGGTGTTCGCGATCTCGGGCGCGTTGCTCGCCGTACGCCGGAAACTGGACATCATCGGCCTGCTGGCGCTGGCGACCCTGACCGCGCTGGGTGGCGGCTGGATCCGCGACATCCTGATCGGAGCGGTGCCGCCCGCCTCGCTCGCCGACTGGCGGTACCTGCTGGTGCCGGTGATCGCGGCGCTGACGACGTTCTGGTTCCATCCGGTCGTCACCCGGCGGGAGCGGACCGTCGACGTCCTGGACGCGTTCGGCCTGGGACTGTTCTGCGTCGCCGGGGCGCTCAAGGCCGTCGAGTACGGCGTCGGTCCCGTGCCCGCGATCCTGCTCGGGATCGTGACCGCGGCCGGCGGCGGAGTGCTCCGCGACGTCGTCGCCCTACGGGTCCCGACCGTGTTCGGGCCCGGCGAGCTGTACGCGATCCCGGCCGCGGCCGGCGCCACGATCGCCGTCGTCGGCCACGAGCTCGAGTTCCCCGTGACCCCCGTCGCCGTCGTCGCCGCCACGGTCGCCGTCACCTGGCGCCTCCTGGCCATCACCCGCGGCTGGCACGCCCCGGTCCCCAGGACCTAG
- a CDS encoding RNA polymerase sigma-70 factor has product MEVATARFTEHRGLLYAVAYRLLGSVADAQDVVQDAWLRWSRVDTGTVDDAEGYLVRVTTRLAIDRLRSAAVRRESYVGPWLPEPMLTTPDAADHVVRADDVSTAVLLVLEALSPTERAVFVLHEAFGYSYSDIAGILDRQVADVRQLAHRSRKAVAERRRRYDTDRTTQRQVTERFLAACLDGDVEALMAVLAPDVTLISDGGGLTGAPRKPIYGPLYVARAFVALSGRRPDGAQVGIEELNGAPGIVIRSADGPVLAVTLHLVDGGVHTLHVVSNPTKLTGLLSHPQ; this is encoded by the coding sequence ATGGAGGTGGCGACGGCCCGGTTCACGGAGCATCGCGGGCTGTTGTACGCCGTGGCGTACCGGCTGCTCGGGAGCGTGGCCGACGCGCAGGACGTCGTCCAGGACGCCTGGCTGCGGTGGAGCCGGGTCGACACCGGCACGGTCGACGATGCGGAGGGCTACCTGGTCCGCGTCACCACCCGGCTCGCGATCGACCGGTTGCGCAGTGCCGCGGTACGCCGTGAGTCGTACGTCGGACCGTGGCTTCCCGAGCCCATGCTCACCACACCGGACGCGGCCGATCACGTCGTACGGGCCGATGACGTGTCGACCGCCGTACTGCTGGTCCTCGAGGCCCTGTCGCCGACCGAGCGGGCCGTGTTCGTCCTTCACGAAGCGTTCGGTTACAGCTACTCCGACATCGCCGGCATCCTCGACCGCCAGGTCGCCGACGTCCGCCAGCTCGCGCACCGGTCGCGCAAGGCGGTCGCCGAGCGGCGTCGGCGCTACGACACCGACCGGACGACCCAACGACAGGTCACCGAGCGCTTCCTCGCCGCCTGTCTGGACGGCGACGTCGAGGCGCTGATGGCGGTCCTCGCCCCGGACGTCACGCTGATCAGCGACGGCGGCGGACTCACCGGCGCTCCGCGCAAACCGATCTACGGCCCGCTGTACGTCGCTCGCGCGTTCGTCGCACTGTCCGGGCGCCGGCCGGACGGCGCGCAGGTCGGGATCGAGGAGCTCAACGGCGCCCCCGGGATCGTCATCCGGTCGGCCGACGGCCCGGTTCTCGCGGTCACCCTCCACCTGGTCGACGGCGGCGTACACACCCTCCACGTGGTCAGCAATCCCACGAAACTCACCGGCCTGCTGTCACATCCGCAGTAG
- a CDS encoding DoxX family protein yields MYAAYLASTVLAAALTGSAAIANVIGHAYPKSQADKVRVDHKWILPFGLLLGAGAAGLLAGLAVPALGLLAASGLVLYFLGALVAHLRVHDHNLGPWFLYLATCTAALVTTVAYH; encoded by the coding sequence GTGTACGCCGCCTATCTCGCCTCCACGGTGCTCGCCGCCGCGCTCACCGGCAGCGCCGCGATCGCCAACGTCATCGGTCACGCCTACCCGAAGTCGCAGGCCGACAAGGTGCGCGTCGACCACAAGTGGATCCTGCCCTTCGGCCTGCTGCTCGGCGCCGGCGCGGCGGGCCTCCTCGCCGGTCTCGCCGTACCGGCGCTCGGCCTGCTCGCCGCGTCGGGCCTGGTGCTGTACTTCCTGGGCGCGCTGGTGGCACACCTCCGGGTGCACGACCACAACCTCGGCCCATGGTTCCTGTACCTCGCAACCTGCACGGCCGCGCTCGTCACCACGGTGGCGTATCACTGA
- a CDS encoding ROK family transcriptional regulator: protein MGSDGADQSRLRQLNERAVLAAVRSAGPVRVAQIVEQSGLGRTAVEEVLSSLVTRRWLVEESPAIRGRGRPARSYRFRAEAGYVAGLDIGAYSVRGALTDLDGRVLASVRHPVAPEMRRDERLGTADQVIAECAREAGVPVSRVWAVGAGTTGLVDTTGTVVRANAIPDWAGTNVPAHFTTRLAVADNDSQLAALAEQRHGTPAAGPADMVFLHAGRRTGLALVLDGQLRRGAFGAAADMSALRGVAWEAALQYLHDVVPADVPPLDKAERAFAAARDGDRAARAAVRRYAHAMAVAAATAIAIVDPRLLVLGGSFSRAADVLLEPLTAELTRLCPRVPEVRASELGALCVALGAASLAQDAVHTRLLDPTRGALPTLTSRSL, encoded by the coding sequence ATGGGGTCGGACGGCGCGGATCAGTCCCGGTTGCGGCAGCTCAACGAGCGCGCGGTGCTGGCCGCGGTGCGGTCCGCCGGCCCGGTGCGGGTCGCACAGATCGTCGAGCAGAGCGGACTCGGACGCACTGCGGTCGAAGAAGTGCTGTCCAGCCTGGTGACGCGGCGCTGGCTGGTCGAGGAGAGCCCGGCGATCCGCGGCCGCGGGCGTCCTGCGCGCAGCTACCGCTTCCGCGCGGAGGCCGGGTATGTCGCCGGCCTGGACATCGGGGCGTACTCCGTCCGCGGGGCGCTGACCGACCTCGACGGCCGGGTGCTCGCGAGCGTACGGCATCCGGTGGCGCCCGAGATGCGACGGGACGAGCGGCTGGGTACGGCGGACCAGGTGATCGCCGAGTGCGCACGCGAGGCGGGCGTACCCGTCTCGCGGGTGTGGGCCGTCGGCGCCGGTACGACGGGACTGGTCGACACGACCGGCACTGTCGTCCGGGCCAACGCGATCCCCGACTGGGCCGGCACCAACGTGCCCGCACACTTCACGACCCGCCTCGCGGTCGCGGACAACGACAGCCAGTTGGCTGCCCTCGCCGAACAACGCCACGGCACGCCCGCCGCCGGTCCCGCGGACATGGTGTTTCTCCATGCGGGGCGGCGTACCGGGCTGGCCCTGGTCCTGGACGGCCAACTACGACGGGGCGCGTTCGGTGCCGCCGCGGACATGTCAGCATTGCGCGGCGTGGCCTGGGAGGCGGCACTCCAGTACTTGCACGACGTCGTACCGGCGGACGTCCCCCCACTGGACAAGGCCGAACGTGCCTTCGCCGCCGCCCGTGACGGAGATCGGGCGGCCCGCGCCGCTGTCCGGAGGTACGCACACGCGATGGCGGTCGCCGCGGCCACCGCCATCGCGATCGTCGACCCGCGGCTGCTCGTGCTCGGCGGGTCGTTCTCCCGAGCGGCCGACGTACTGCTGGAGCCTCTGACCGCCGAGCTCACCCGCCTCTGCCCACGCGTCCCGGAGGTCCGCGCGTCCGAGCTCGGCGCCCTGTGCGTGGCCCTCGGCGCGGCCAGCCTCGCCCAGGACGCCGTCCACACCCGGCTCCTCGACCCCACCCGTGGCGCTCTCCCCACCCTCACCTCCCGCAGTCTCTGA
- a CDS encoding 5'-nucleotidase C-terminal domain-containing protein → MNSRIRRRTFLTTTGAIATATAVGDIAYATPHAVDDAPEYVDVQLLNITDLHGYLQPTTPSQGSVITGAGGVRVTVGGVGYMATHLKRLREGRRNSFFFSSGDNFNGWPFEIDAHANEPTIEALNALKLDFSTVGNHELDHSVEFLVNHMERGVPYPVSGRDDNFVDSTGHRFQGANFRFYTANIVHADTGRTIVPPYNVEWVDAGGGRRLPIAFIHLTVVGSEVGSTSYQPGLRSLSDLEQANKLAAELKRRGVNAIVINIHDGGVAGNDYNAGTNPSGPIFQLAANASPDIAAIVTGHWHCRFNMMVPDPNGVPRPVVEAGNHGSLINEINLKLDPRTGAVIRELTTSTNHANTRDVPVDEELQDIADYWTAQGKKRYATPLARITGDFTRTLNASGESTMGNLAADFAYWDANRTRHGRADLALISVKPVSGSNALTGDLLFAKGTNAADADGTVLFGEAWTAFGYGNPILTVTLPGSQLHAAFEAQWVPQTDGTEKFAPFAVSHNVSYTYDTTEPIGRRVDPASVLIDGKPLDLTRDYRVAALAYTLIGGDGTKVFAGFTDPVRNDRDHEGFIAYLRAHPVLTPSPLGRARPVGIPTTTSATN, encoded by the coding sequence GTGAACAGTCGGATCCGCCGCCGGACGTTCCTCACCACGACAGGTGCGATCGCCACCGCCACCGCGGTCGGTGACATCGCGTACGCCACGCCGCACGCCGTCGACGACGCCCCCGAGTACGTCGACGTGCAGTTGCTGAACATCACCGACCTGCACGGGTACCTGCAGCCGACGACGCCGAGCCAGGGCAGCGTGATCACCGGAGCCGGCGGCGTCCGGGTGACCGTCGGCGGGGTCGGGTACATGGCCACGCACCTGAAACGGCTGCGGGAGGGCCGGCGGAACTCGTTCTTCTTCTCGTCCGGCGACAACTTCAACGGCTGGCCGTTCGAGATCGACGCGCACGCCAACGAGCCGACGATCGAGGCACTCAACGCGTTGAAGCTGGACTTCAGCACGGTCGGGAACCACGAGCTCGACCACTCGGTCGAGTTCCTGGTCAACCACATGGAGCGCGGCGTCCCGTACCCGGTGAGTGGGCGCGACGACAACTTCGTCGACTCGACGGGGCACCGGTTCCAGGGCGCGAACTTCCGCTTCTACACCGCGAACATCGTGCACGCGGACACCGGCCGGACGATCGTGCCGCCGTACAACGTCGAATGGGTGGACGCGGGCGGCGGCCGGCGGCTCCCGATCGCGTTCATCCACCTGACCGTGGTCGGCTCCGAGGTCGGCTCCACGTCGTACCAGCCCGGACTGCGGTCACTGTCCGACCTCGAGCAGGCGAACAAACTGGCCGCCGAGCTCAAGCGCCGCGGCGTCAACGCGATCGTCATCAACATCCACGACGGCGGCGTCGCCGGGAACGACTACAACGCGGGCACGAACCCGTCCGGGCCGATCTTCCAGCTCGCCGCGAACGCGTCACCGGACATCGCCGCGATCGTGACCGGGCACTGGCACTGCCGGTTCAACATGATGGTCCCGGACCCGAACGGCGTACCGCGTCCGGTGGTCGAGGCCGGTAACCACGGGTCGTTGATCAACGAAATCAACCTCAAGCTGGACCCGCGGACCGGCGCGGTGATCCGTGAGCTCACCACGTCGACGAACCATGCGAACACCCGCGACGTACCGGTCGACGAGGAACTGCAGGACATCGCCGACTACTGGACCGCCCAGGGGAAGAAGCGCTACGCCACCCCGCTCGCCCGCATCACCGGCGACTTCACCCGCACGCTCAACGCGTCCGGCGAGAGCACGATGGGCAACCTGGCCGCGGACTTCGCGTACTGGGACGCGAACCGGACCCGGCACGGACGGGCGGACCTGGCGCTCATCTCGGTCAAACCCGTGTCCGGCTCCAACGCCCTGACCGGCGACCTGTTGTTTGCCAAGGGCACCAATGCCGCCGACGCCGACGGGACCGTGTTGTTCGGCGAGGCGTGGACCGCGTTCGGCTACGGCAACCCGATCCTGACGGTGACGCTGCCCGGCAGCCAGCTGCATGCCGCCTTCGAGGCGCAGTGGGTACCGCAAACCGACGGGACCGAGAAGTTCGCGCCGTTCGCCGTGTCGCACAACGTCAGCTACACCTATGACACGACCGAACCGATCGGCCGGCGGGTGGACCCGGCGTCGGTGCTGATCGACGGCAAGCCGCTCGACCTGACCCGCGACTACCGCGTCGCCGCGCTGGCCTACACCCTGATCGGCGGCGACGGCACGAAGGTCTTCGCCGGCTTCACCGATCCGGTCCGCAACGACCGGGACCACGAAGGGTTCATCGCCTACCTGCGCGCCCATCCGGTCCTCACGCCGTCGCCTCTCGGCCGCGCCCGCCCCGTGGGGATCCCGACGACGACCTCCGCCACGAACTGA
- a CDS encoding helix-turn-helix transcriptional regulator, with the protein MQLLNQVYPSRVRLVGRHRDNGSLALSTAECGGVGADRCRMEMRFDALTDPWTDLTAIWLVKGRLGLGDRTGEHALTAGDSFLYSVKDVMQFRAQPLELVVVRVGQEDVARAASRHFGAVPADLWPTAGRPVSRAMNTHWQVLTGFVRKTLASAPSVAEHPLVAGQLVEYVAASMLAVFPNATMQLSHVPSPGAVGTATLRRAVAYVDENAGLPITVEDIATAAGTSARALQYAFRRHLACTPREYVRRVRLERAHRDLQDADPTCGDTVAAIALRWGFTSTGWFGRHYRAAYGRAPGETLRENG; encoded by the coding sequence ATGCAACTGCTGAACCAGGTCTATCCGAGCCGGGTGCGGCTGGTCGGCCGGCACCGGGACAACGGGTCGCTCGCGCTCAGTACGGCGGAGTGCGGCGGCGTCGGCGCCGACCGGTGCCGGATGGAGATGCGGTTCGACGCGCTGACCGACCCGTGGACCGACCTGACCGCGATCTGGCTCGTGAAGGGCCGGCTCGGCCTGGGTGACCGGACCGGCGAGCACGCCCTCACGGCCGGCGACAGCTTCCTGTACTCGGTCAAGGACGTCATGCAGTTCCGCGCCCAGCCGCTCGAACTGGTCGTGGTCCGGGTCGGGCAGGAGGACGTCGCGCGAGCGGCCTCGCGGCACTTCGGCGCCGTACCGGCCGATCTTTGGCCGACGGCCGGGCGGCCGGTGTCGCGGGCGATGAACACGCACTGGCAGGTCCTCACCGGCTTCGTGCGCAAGACGCTCGCCTCGGCTCCGTCCGTCGCCGAACATCCGCTGGTGGCCGGCCAGCTGGTCGAGTACGTCGCGGCGTCGATGCTCGCGGTCTTCCCGAACGCCACGATGCAGCTGTCCCACGTCCCGTCACCGGGCGCCGTCGGTACGGCGACCCTGCGCCGGGCTGTCGCGTACGTCGACGAGAACGCGGGCCTGCCGATCACGGTCGAGGACATCGCGACGGCGGCCGGTACGAGTGCGCGGGCGCTGCAGTACGCGTTTCGCCGGCACCTCGCGTGTACGCCGCGAGAGTACGTGCGCCGGGTCCGGCTCGAGCGAGCGCATCGTGACCTCCAGGACGCGGACCCGACCTGCGGCGACACCGTGGCGGCGATCGCGCTGCGTTGGGGGTTCACGTCGACCGGCTGGTTCGGCAGGCATTACCGGGCCGCGTACGGACGCGCGCCGGGCGAGACGCTCCGCGAGAACGGCTGA
- a CDS encoding helix-turn-helix domain-containing protein, protein METLAREYRARLAELLGEPLMVDDPLITTAQAAVLLEVPPQRVAALVRAGHLPARSRAHRRLLLSDVVRSGLDQWMSVAEAGVVLGLGQTGVRRLISSGLLAAHGKELPLRRDDVEVLARLREGWLTLSTAASALGVGVDEVQRMLRHRQLTHTCDVARPVYRHEVSSVLATRRPVPSKA, encoded by the coding sequence ATGGAGACACTGGCCCGGGAGTACCGAGCCCGGTTGGCCGAGTTGCTCGGTGAACCGCTGATGGTCGACGACCCGCTGATCACCACGGCGCAGGCCGCGGTCCTGCTGGAGGTCCCGCCGCAGCGCGTCGCCGCGCTGGTCCGTGCCGGTCACCTGCCCGCACGATCGCGCGCGCACCGCCGGCTGCTGCTGTCCGACGTGGTGCGGTCCGGTCTCGACCAGTGGATGTCGGTGGCGGAGGCGGGCGTAGTGCTGGGCCTCGGCCAGACCGGCGTACGACGGCTGATCTCGTCCGGACTGCTTGCGGCCCACGGCAAGGAGCTGCCGCTGCGCCGTGACGACGTGGAGGTGCTGGCCCGCCTGCGCGAGGGCTGGCTGACGCTGTCGACCGCCGCGAGCGCGCTCGGCGTGGGCGTCGACGAGGTCCAGCGGATGCTGCGGCACCGGCAGCTCACGCACACCTGCGATGTGGCTCGACCGGTCTACCGGCACGAAGTCTCGTCGGTGCTCGCCACGCGTCGCCCCGTCCCGAGCAAGGCGTGA
- a CDS encoding pyridoxal-phosphate dependent enzyme — translation MTSRPWATNPEAGSWVAPGVRESALAFHQSMPGYAATPLIELPALAAELGVERLWVKDESNRFGLPAFKVLGASWAVNRALGPARTFAELTALVAGRPLTLVTATDGNHGRALAYLARILGLAARIYVPAGLSEGVVQAIRDEGASVVDTGRAYDDAVRIAAASARANDVLIQDTAWPGYEDVPRWIVAGYSTLFAELDGQLPFDPGLIVVPTGVGSLLQSAIEHYRSPGRRTTILAAEPVTAACVTTSLAAGRPITVDTSAPTIMSGLNCGTVSTTAWPAIRQGLDAAIAVTDTETRAALSLLHTHNVPAGPCGAASLAALRTAPPPDPTPPTVVLLSTEGTTEPS, via the coding sequence GTGACGAGCAGACCGTGGGCGACCAATCCCGAGGCTGGGTCCTGGGTCGCGCCCGGCGTCCGGGAGTCCGCGCTCGCGTTCCATCAGAGCATGCCCGGGTACGCCGCGACGCCGCTGATCGAGCTGCCTGCGCTCGCGGCGGAGCTGGGCGTCGAACGCCTGTGGGTGAAGGACGAGTCGAACCGCTTCGGCCTGCCCGCATTCAAGGTGCTCGGCGCGTCCTGGGCGGTCAACCGCGCGCTCGGGCCGGCCCGGACGTTCGCCGAGCTGACGGCGCTCGTCGCGGGCAGGCCGCTCACGCTGGTCACGGCGACGGACGGGAACCACGGCCGCGCGCTCGCCTATCTCGCCCGGATACTCGGGCTCGCGGCGCGCATCTACGTCCCCGCCGGTCTGTCCGAGGGTGTTGTCCAGGCGATCCGCGACGAGGGCGCGTCCGTCGTCGACACTGGCCGGGCGTACGACGACGCGGTACGGATCGCCGCCGCGAGTGCGCGCGCGAACGACGTACTGATCCAGGACACCGCCTGGCCCGGCTACGAGGATGTGCCCCGGTGGATCGTCGCCGGGTACTCGACCCTGTTCGCGGAGCTCGACGGGCAGCTGCCGTTCGACCCAGGTCTGATCGTGGTCCCCACCGGCGTCGGCTCACTGCTCCAGTCCGCGATCGAGCACTACCGCTCACCGGGCCGCCGTACGACGATCCTCGCGGCCGAACCGGTCACCGCCGCCTGCGTGACCACGTCCCTCGCCGCCGGCCGCCCGATCACCGTCGACACCTCGGCCCCCACGATCATGTCCGGCCTGAACTGCGGCACGGTCTCGACCACCGCCTGGCCGGCCATCCGCCAGGGCCTCGACGCCGCGATCGCCGTCACCGACACCGAGACCCGCGCCGCCCTGTCCCTCCTCCACACCCACAACGTCCCCGCCGGCCCCTGCGGCGCCGCCTCCCTGGCCGCCCTCCGAACCGCCCCTCCCCCCGACCCCACACCGCCCACCGTCGTCCTCCTCAGCACCGAGGGCACCACCGAGCCGTCCTGA